A single region of the Saprospiraceae bacterium genome encodes:
- a CDS encoding serine hydrolase has translation MKCNYFYLLTILSGFFFACQTQSPLAQLEEQIKTELAKEEGIFAVAFKDLSTGEEILISARDAFHAASTMKTPVLIELYKQASTGKFSMTDSVLVKNEFKSIVDGSPYSLSTDDDSEGDLYHAIGTKRTIADLAYDMIIYSSNLATNILIELVDAKVVTQTMRTLGAPDINVLRGVEDNKAYEQGLSNSTTAYDLMVIYEKLAKGEVVNKAASDAMIATLFDQKFNEIIPAELPEEVKVAHKTGVITGVHHDSGIVFLPDGRKYVLVLLSRELGDFEEGTKKLAHVSKMIYDYVVMKK, from the coding sequence ATGAAGTGCAACTATTTTTATTTGCTTACGATTCTAAGTGGCTTCTTTTTTGCTTGTCAAACGCAATCGCCGCTTGCACAGTTGGAAGAACAAATTAAAACTGAATTAGCTAAAGAAGAAGGCATCTTTGCGGTCGCTTTTAAGGATTTAAGCACGGGAGAGGAGATCCTCATCAGTGCGCGCGACGCTTTCCATGCTGCAAGCACCATGAAAACGCCGGTACTGATTGAACTCTATAAACAAGCAAGTACGGGTAAATTCTCAATGACTGATTCCGTTTTGGTAAAAAATGAATTCAAGAGCATTGTTGATGGCAGTCCTTATTCACTGAGCACAGACGATGATAGTGAAGGGGATCTTTATCATGCGATTGGCACTAAACGCACCATTGCCGATCTGGCCTACGATATGATTATTTACAGCAGTAATTTGGCAACCAATATTCTGATTGAGTTGGTGGATGCCAAAGTAGTAACGCAAACCATGAGGACATTGGGGGCACCAGACATCAATGTATTGAGAGGGGTGGAAGATAACAAGGCCTACGAACAGGGGCTGAGTAATTCCACTACAGCTTATGATTTGATGGTCATTTATGAAAAACTAGCCAAGGGAGAAGTCGTCAATAAAGCGGCATCGGATGCCATGATAGCCACGCTTTTTGACCAAAAATTCAATGAAATTATTCCTGCGGAGTTACCCGAGGAGGTAAAAGTAGCGCATAAGACCGGTGTGATTACAGGGGTGCACCATGATTCGGGTATTGTCTTTTTACCAGATGGACGAAAATATGTATTAGTATTACTATCTCGCGAACTAGGTGACTTTGAAGAGGGCACCAAAAAATTAGCCCACGTTTCTAAGATGATTTATGATTATGTAGTTATGAAAAAATAG